Genomic window (Gemmatimonadota bacterium):
CCATGCGTGGTCAGCGCCTCGAGGATGGCGCCGCCTAACGCGGCCCCTTCCAGCGGGTCCGTGCCGGATCCCAACTCGTCGATCACCACGAGCGATGCCGGTGTGGCGGCCCCGAGGATCTCGCCCAGGTTGCGCAGGTGGGCACTGAAGGTCGACAGCGACGCCTCGATCGACTGTTCGTCGCCGATATCGGCAAAGACATCGTCGTATATGGCCACCACGCTCCCGGCCGCGGCAGGGACCGGGATCCCGCTCTGCAGCATGAGCGAGAGGAGGGCGAGCGCCTTGAGCAGGACGGTCTTCCCCCCGGTATTCGGCCCGGAGACCAGCATGGTGCGTTCCCCGGGCTCCATCGTCAGCGTGAACGGCACCACGTCGATGCCCTGCGCGAGCAGCAGCGGGTGACGCCCAACATTCACGGTGAACCCCTCCCCTGCATCGCGCACCTGCGTGGCCTCGCACCCAAAGCGGATCGCGTAGCGCGCCCGGCCATACAGGGCGTCCAGGGCGACGAGGGCCTCCAATGCCTCGCGCAACGGCAGCGCGAGCGGATGCAGCCGCGCCGTCAGCTCGAGGAGGATGCGGTCGACCTCGGCCGCCTCATCGGCCTCCAACTCGCGAATGCGGTTGCACGCCTCGATGGCCGCCGGTGGCTCGACGAACAGCGTGGCCCCGGAGCCGGACGCGTCATGCACGAGCCCCCCGACCACGCCGCGCGCCTCGCGACGCACCGGGATCACATAACGCCCGTTGCGGATGGTCACCGAGGCATCGAGGACGCGCTGGTGTGGTTCGAGCCGCTGGACCACCCGCTCGAGCAACGCCACGAGGTTGCCCTGCGCATCGCGCAACTCGCGACGGAGCCGTCGCAACAGGGGTGACGCCTCGTCGCGAACGGAGCCATCGTCGTCGATCGCCCGCTCGACGGCCTGCTCATCGGCGGCACTCGCCACCAGCCGGTGGCGGAACGGTTCCAGCACGCCGCGCGCCACCGCCGGCAGGCGTGGGTCCCGCAGGGAGTCCTGCGCGAGCCGCGAGGCCCGCAGGAGCCGACCCAGGTCCCGGAGTTCGGGTCCGGTCAGCTGCGTCCCTTCCACGCGGAGGCGCGACAAGGCGGCGCGCACGTCGGGGATCCCCGGGGGCGACCACCCCTGGTCCGAGGCGACCATGGCACGCATGGCCGTGACGCGGGCGAGTTCCTGCTCGATGGCCCCACGGTCCGTCGTGGGCCCAAGACCGCGAATGGCCTCGGCGCCTAACGAGCTGCTGGCATGGCCGGCCACCACGTCGAGCACCGACGCGAACTGCAGCACCGACAACGCGTGCGTGTTCACGACCCCTCAGGTGGCCGCGCGGGCCAGCTCCTCGCGCACGATGGCGCTCACCTGGCTCCCGTCCGCGCTCCCCTTGAACTGGGGCGTCACGCGCCCCATCAGGGCACCCATCGTGGTCGCCCCGGACGCCATCGCGGCGCGAACCGCAGCTCGGATCTCCTCGGGATCGATGGCCGGAGGCAGGTACGCCTCCAACATCCGCGCCTCCTCGGCTTCGCGCTCGGCCAACTCCGGCCGGTTCCCCTGCGTGAACGCCTCGACCGACTCCCGCCGCCGCTTCACCGCCTTGCGCACCACCTCGATCACGTCGGCATCCACCAGCGGCTGCGGGAGTTCCAGCTCGCGATTCTTCAACTCGGACAGGAGGGTCCCCAGCACAAGCGACCGCAGCTTGTCCTGCGACTTGCGCGCCGCCAGGGCGTCCCCCTGAACCTGCTGCAGCAGTGTAGGCACGGGCGTCATCCCGGTGGCCAGTCCAGCGCACGGCCACCAAGCACATGCGCGTGCAGGTGGAACACGGTCTGCCCGGCCGCCGCGTTGGTGTTGAACACGGTCCGATACCCGGTCGTGGCAATCCCCTCCTGCCGCGCTACCTCACGCGCCATGGCCAGCACCCGCGCCCCCACCATGTCATCCGCCAGCGTATCCAGGCTGTCCACGTGGCCGCGGGGAATGACCAGCACGTGCACGGGCGCCTGTGGGTTGATGTCGCGGAACGCCACGCAGTGATCATCCTCGCGTACGATCGTCGCCGGGATCTCCCCAGCGACAATCCGGCAGAACAGGCACGAAGGACTCACGACGGGGGAACCTCCATCAGGCGCGCGGTGACCATGGCCAGGGCGGCCACTCCCGCAGTCTCGAACCTCAAGGTACTCGCCGAGAGGCTCACGCGCCGGAATCCCGCGTGCTCAAGCTCCTCCATCTCGTCGGGCTCAATCCCGCCCTCAGGCCCGAGGGCCACTGTGGCCGGCCCGACCAACGGCACCCCAACCAGTGGTGGAGCATCCCGATCCAGGACGAGCCGGGTCCCCTCCGCGGGCAGCGCGGCCACGGCGCGCGACAGGTTGGCCTCCGGATACAGCGCTGGGAGCCAGACGCCACCCGACTGTTCGAGGGCGCTGGCCATGCGCGCGCGGACACGACCGGTGAACATCTGGCCTTCGCCGCGCGGCTTCACGCTGCGCGAACGTCGAAAGAGCACCGGGCGCCAGCTGGTCGCCCCGAGCTCCGCCACCTTCTCGGCGAGCCACATCATGCGGTCCTTGTCGGCAATCGGCACGAGGAGGTGCACCGGCGCCGGCGGACCACTCACGGCGAGGCTCTCGATCTCCACCATCGTCGTCGGCGTGGTCCGCACGAGCGTACCGGTCGCCCGGTGCCCATGGCCGTCAATCAGCGCGAGCCGCGTGCCCACGCCCAGTCGACGCACCCGCACGTGTCGCGCGACCTCATCGCCTAACGACACTGCCGTCCCCGGCAGGAACGGGTCCCCTTCCATCAGGAAGGTGGCTACGACCGGGCGATCGTCAGGCTCCACCAGACCTCCTCCGTGTCTTCCTGCAGCACCGTCCAGCCGTCCGCCGTCAGCGCCTCGAGCATCGAGTCACGCTCCTCGGCGAGGATCCCGGCGAGCACCACGCGGCCGCC
Coding sequences:
- a CDS encoding endonuclease MutS2, with the translated sequence MNTHALSVLQFASVLDVVAGHASSSLGAEAIRGLGPTTDRGAIEQELARVTAMRAMVASDQGWSPPGIPDVRAALSRLRVEGTQLTGPELRDLGRLLRASRLAQDSLRDPRLPAVARGVLEPFRHRLVASAADEQAVERAIDDDGSVRDEASPLLRRLRRELRDAQGNLVALLERVVQRLEPHQRVLDASVTIRNGRYVIPVRREARGVVGGLVHDASGSGATLFVEPPAAIEACNRIRELEADEAAEVDRILLELTARLHPLALPLREALEALVALDALYGRARYAIRFGCEATQVRDAGEGFTVNVGRHPLLLAQGIDVVPFTLTMEPGERTMLVSGPNTGGKTVLLKALALLSLMLQSGIPVPAAAGSVVAIYDDVFADIGDEQSIEASLSTFSAHLRNLGEILGAATPASLVVIDELGSGTDPLEGAALGGAILEALTTHGAMTVATTHLGALKELAAEVPGIVNASLEFDAVQLAPTYRLIKGIPGRSYGLSIARRLRLPEEVIARAEARVPTVERDLNALLQALEARDREISTREHDLEASRTLAQETAHRLAEREKKLREREREVERESRRDARRHLLEARQTVDRVVRELRKASESQVEAAAHEARRAVEAEVARQTTRLDQIEREEANVEKRRHPPARRVPLAAGDRVHVLPLEGREGRVLEVRDDVVLVSLGAVKLSYPTTQLERSEDQGPRAPAPTWIGDLPEVTAPTEIDVRGQRADEIDDTVMQALDAAIRADLRSLRIIHGKGTGALRARVGEMLQKDTRVRAFRLGLWNEGGAGVTIAEL
- a CDS encoding GatB/YqeY domain-containing protein — encoded protein: MTPVPTLLQQVQGDALAARKSQDKLRSLVLGTLLSELKNRELELPQPLVDADVIEVVRKAVKRRRESVEAFTQGNRPELAEREAEEARMLEAYLPPAIDPEEIRAAVRAAMASGATTMGALMGRVTPQFKGSADGSQVSAIVREELARAAT
- a CDS encoding histidine triad nucleotide-binding protein, with the protein product MSPSCLFCRIVAGEIPATIVREDDHCVAFRDINPQAPVHVLVIPRGHVDSLDTLADDMVGARVLAMAREVARQEGIATTGYRTVFNTNAAAGQTVFHLHAHVLGGRALDWPPG
- a CDS encoding 16S rRNA (uracil(1498)-N(3))-methyltransferase — protein: MEPDDRPVVATFLMEGDPFLPGTAVSLGDEVARHVRVRRLGVGTRLALIDGHGHRATGTLVRTTPTTMVEIESLAVSGPPAPVHLLVPIADKDRMMWLAEKVAELGATSWRPVLFRRSRSVKPRGEGQMFTGRVRARMASALEQSGGVWLPALYPEANLSRAVAALPAEGTRLVLDRDAPPLVGVPLVGPATVALGPEGGIEPDEMEELEHAGFRRVSLSASTLRFETAGVAALAMVTARLMEVPPS